The Kluyveromyces lactis strain NRRL Y-1140 chromosome D complete sequence genome has a window encoding:
- the STB3 gene encoding Stb3p (weakly similar to uniprot|Q12427 Saccharomyces cerevisiae YDR169C STB3 Protein that binds Sin3p in a two-hybrid assay): protein MTEPQELKHTANSEYGTGIPVVAEQKDAQTVSKHIGKVSSPVMKNEGSTMGQRQISKSDVDQSISRVVSPTSGVSPTRQVPTDYQSNAKKMTFAHKPISTTSPEAQQAAQQVTPEKLSQLLLEKGPLAIRFITKALSKEIPKFADLSASKQRRLITSALETGDEINSVVFAKIGWGQWSAAKVEDPADFVKQRELTNIANSKIKDQMASERRRSSGAGVMAPTAMSPVYGKYLVDTGNSRSASKNTIGNADSTAGAVGTAATAQLPLKVAKAGSAATSTFLDENVIVSDDDEEDDNRYYDDDDDDEFNSYRLNQDGFRRRQSSVISDNNSPPNELEMAVRTKLKNGSRSGSRSIQRQRHSQTSSNKKRSSSVTKPYRSSFASLTHSNGSETLLSDPSLRRISTHSDHRNKSMVHLSGSETENEFISHITSSRRESRLSFTNESSIRSTLASHLHKQNHSQEQENDIHSDTDEEDWQAIGAETLREHGSSPTSASPRDQDAAIALMSLKS, encoded by the coding sequence ATGACAGAGCCTCAGGAACTCAAACATACTGCTAATAGTGAGTATGGTACCGGAATACCTGTTGTTGCCGAGCAAAAGGATGCTCAAACCGTTTCAAAGCATATTGGTAAAGTTAGCTCACCTgtgatgaaaaatgaaggTTCTACCATGGGTCAACGTCAAATATCCAAATCTGATGTTGATCAATCCATTAGTCGTGTAGTAAGTCCCACCAGTGGAGTATCACCTACAAGACAAGTTCCGACGGACTATCAATCGAACGCTAAAAAGATGACGTTCGCTCACAAACCAATTAGTACTACCTCCCCTGAAGCTCAACAAGCAGCCCAGCAGGTAACACCCGAAAAGCTTTCACAATTACTTTTGGAGAAAGGTCCCTTGGCAATTAGGTTCATTACTAAGGCattatccaaagaaattccGAAATTTGCTGACCTTTCCGCTTCTAAACAGAGACGTTTAATTACTAGTGCGTTGGAAACTGGTGATGAGATTAATAGCGTAGTTTTTGCCAAAATCGGTTGGGGTCAATGGTCAGCAGCAAAAGTAGAAGATCCAGCAGACTTCGTCAAGCAACGTGAATTGACGAACATTGCAAACTCAAAGATAAAGGACCAGATGGCATCAGAAAGAAGGAGGAGCAGTGGTGCAGGGGTTATGGCACCAACGGCAATGTCTCCAGTATATGGAAAATATCTTGTAGATACAGGTAACAGCAGAAGTGCGAGTAAAAATACCATTGGTAATGCTGACTCTACAGCAGGTGCAGTTGGCACGGCGGCAACAGCTCAATTACCCCTAAAAGTTGCGAAAGCCGGTTCGGCTGCTACATCCACTTTCCTCGATGAAAACGTAATAGTTTccgatgacgatgaagaagatgataacaGATACtacgatgatgatgatgatgatgagttTAACTCCTATAGACTAAATCAAGATGGATTTAGACGACGCCAGTCAAGCGTAATAAGCGATAACAATTCCCCTCCAAACGAATTGGAAATGGCAGTTAGAACAAAATTAAAGAACGGATCCAGAAGTGGTTCAAGAAGTATTCAACGTCAACGACACTCTCAAACTTCCTCCAATAAGAAAAGGTCTTCGTCTGTGACAAAGCCGTATAGATCTTCTTTCGCGTCTCTAACGCATTCTAACGGTAGCGAAACCCTTTTATCTGATCCTTCACTTAGACGGATCTCAACCCATTCTGATCACCGTAACAAGAGCATGGTACACTTGAGTGGCtctgaaactgaaaacgAATTCATCAGTCACATTACTTCTTCCAGAAGAGAGTCTCGTCTCTCATTTACAAACGAATCATCGATTAGATCTACCTTGGCGTCTCATCTCCACAAGCAAAACCACTcacaagaacaagaaaacgATATACATTCTGATACAGACGAAGAAGATTGGCAAGCAATTGGAGCGGAAACTCTCCGTGAACACGGTTCTTCTCCAACGTCTGCTAGTCCTCGTGATCAAGATGCTGCCATCGCACTAATGTCCTTAAAATCGTAA
- the PCD1 gene encoding 8-oxo-dGTP diphosphatase (similar to uniprot|Q12524 Saccharomyces cerevisiae YLR151C PCD1 Peroxisomal nudix pyrophosphatase with specificity for coenzyme A and CoA derivatives may function to remove potentially toxic oxidized CoA disulfide from peroxisomes to maintain the capacity for beta-oxidation of fatty acids) has product MIVQVSRMIGNLSKFSRLNLSLPTPCTWPASRRSAVLVLLFVGTRGELRVLLTKRSRKLRSFAGQVSLPGGKADNGFESFQEVALRETEEEIGLPRDPVVLRDEYGLQIDPVCETLPHYLSKTFLSVKPLVCFMYNSKFASENGRRFEEPLNISKIFAKLNAGETSSLFSIPLSDLICHEHKEWKGYKPEYIAREQHIYKWGGLKWPLRYYYYPMENIGESQWVKDVIDESSGDEQFNSILCKNVWGLTAKILYDVARIAHGIVTGENSDSQIGHEELIYGLHEFGSQMRDRSRSDWEIGMIENSRHFKYADVIPSFYLDHVKKSTANY; this is encoded by the coding sequence ATGATTGTTCAAGTGAGTAGAATGATTGGCAACTTGTCTAAATTCAGCAGGCTGAATTTGTCTCTTCCGACTCCATGTACTTGGCCTGCCAGTAGAAGATCCGCTGTACTGGTTCTGCTATTTGTCGGTACTAGGGGTGAACTTAGAGTATTATTGACTAAACGATCTAGGAAATTGAGATCCTTTGCTGGTCAAGTGTCTTTGCCTGGCGGGAAGGCTGATAATGGCTTCGAAtcatttcaagaagttgCATTACGGGAAACGGAAGAGGAAATCGGTTTACCCAGGGACCCCGTTGTATTACGTGATGAATACGGTTTACAGATCGATCCAGTATGTGAAACGCTACCGCATTATCTTTCCAAGACATTCCTTAGTGTCAAGCCCTTGGTATGTTTCATGTATAACAGTAAATTTGCTTCTGAAAACGGCAGACGTTTTGAAGAACCGTTAAACATATCCAAAATCTTTGCCAAATTGAACGCTGGTGAAACTTCCTCGTTATTTTCTATCCCATTAAGTGATCTGATATGCCATGAGCATAAGGAATGGAAGGGTTATAAACCTGAGTATATTGCTCGCGAGCAGCACATTTATAAATGGGGTGGTTTGAAATGGCCACTTCGGTACTATTACTATCCAATGGAAAATATTGGAGAATCACAATGGGTGAAAGATGTTATAGATGAAAGTTCTGGGGATGAACAGTTCAACAGTATTCTCTGTAAAAATGTTTGGGGATTAACTGCAAAGATTCTTTACGATGTTGCTAGGATTGCTCATGGCATTGTCACTGGGGAAAATAGCGACAGTCAAATTGGGCATGAGGAGTTGATCTATGGACTACATGAATTTGGATCACAAATGAGAGATAGAAGTAGAAGTGATTGGGAAATTGGAATGATCGAAAACTCAAGACACTTCAAATATGCAGACGTAATTCCAAGTTTTTACCTAGATCATGTAAAGAAAAGTACAGCCAACTATTGA